One Maribacter sp. HTCC2170 genomic window, CGACTTTTCTAATAAAATAAGGACATCACAGGCATTTGATGTTGGATATGCAGGTTCTGAATCCAATGTAGCCAGTTCTTTAGGGAAATTGGGGAATCAAGTTTCATATATTACAAAATTACCTGGTAATCAATTGGGAGATGCGGCCATTAGCTCGATTCGTGGATTTGGCATCGACACAAAGTATATAGTTAAAGGTGGGAATAGAATTGGCACTTATTTTGTTGAAATCGGTTCTTCGATAAGACCATCCAGTGTTATTTATGATAGAAAAGGCTCTGCCATAAGTGAATTAAGTTCCGAAGAATTTGATTGGGAAGAAATTCTACTTAATAAAAAATGGTTATTCTTATCCGGAATAACTCCGGTTCTCTCTGAACAATGTGCCCTCGAAACAATTAAAGCTGCAGAGATTGCAAAAAAAATGGGCGTAAAAGTCGCCTTCGATATGAATTATAGGAGGTCATTGTGGAATAATCCTGCAGATGCACGAAAGATATTCGATAAAATTTTGAAACACACAGATTTGTTGTTTGGCAATTTCGGT contains:
- a CDS encoding sugar kinase, which translates into the protein MSFVAFGEIMLRLSPADFSNKIRTSQAFDVGYAGSESNVASSLGKLGNQVSYITKLPGNQLGDAAISSIRGFGIDTKYIVKGGNRIGTYFVEIGSSIRPSSVIYDRKGSAISELSSEEFDWEEILLNKKWLFLSGITPVLSEQCALETIKAAEIAKKMGVKVAFDMNYRRSLWNNPADARKIFDKILKHTDLLFGNFGVLKDVYEMQAKGSNISEQTLKVAFDASKKFNVPHIAFTIRKHISASNNLVSAIYISGSKHYISDSYDVEITDRFGTGDAFAAACLHAINHDWKNDDIINFGAAAFALKHTIKGDQHTSDEKEILSIMIGNAGGYVLR